The window GATGAACTGTGGTTAGACTGGAGCAATCATATTCCCTGGCAGGAATTCTTTGCCTTGAGGGAACGAATCCAAAAGGAAAGAGATAGCCATGTTCCCCCGATTTACCGGTTTAAAACATCTCCAGGAGGTCTTTTAGATATCGAACTGGGTCTCCAGATATGGCTAATGCTCAGGAAAATCCGAGAACCCAGCCTATGGAAGGGTTTTTTATGGTTGGAAAAAGAAGATCCACAAGCTTCTCATGCAGCCCAAAAAGGTTATCTTTTTTTGAGAAAGGTTGAGTCTGTCCTTAGAAGGGAAAGAAATAGCCCGGTATCTGTTCTTCCCGTGGAGGAGCAGGGACAAGCAAAACTGGCCAAGTTGTTGGGATTTAAATCAGCTAAGGATTTCATGGAGTACTATTCTCAAGTCCTGGAGTCGAATCAGAAACTCTTTGAGAGACTAACTTCTCAAAAGCTTCCTTAGCTGCTCGAAGTTCGGCTTCTTTTTTGCTTTTTCCGGATCCTTTACCCAATACTTGGTTTTTCCATGAAACCTCTACTTCATACCATTTATTGTGGGCTTCTCCACTTTCCAGGACGATACGATAGATGGGCAACTCGGTTCCTTTTTTCTGTAAAAATTCTTGGAGGAGTCCCTTTGAGTTTTCATGCTCAACAAAACGCATAGGATCTTTTTCCAGTTCCATAAATAGGGGATTGAATAGCTCAAAGATAAAGCTTTTAGCTCTATCCCATCCTCCATCTAGATATAATGCCCCGATAACCGATTCCAATGCATTGGCCAAGTTAGAAGGTTTGGTTCTACCCTGGTTTTTTTCTTCTCCTTTACCTAAGCGCAAGTACTTCCCGATTTCCAGGAGGGAGGCTAGGGAACACAAGTTCTTACGGCTGACCAGTCGTGCTCTTAATTTGGTCAGTTTACCTTCATCAAAAGAAGGAAAAAGCTGAAAAAGTTTCTCGGTAACGGCAAGGCCTAGGACGGCATCACCGAGAAATTCTAACCTCTGAAAATCTCCCTTGTTGACTCTGATGGATTCAACAAAAAAGGAAGGATGCGTCAACGCTTCTTCAAGCAGCTGCGGATTTTTAAAGGCATAGCCCATTTTTTTTTCTAGTTCTTCAAGCTGCATGGCCTAGAGTGAGGTTTTGCAATCGTGGGCTGGTGTCGGCAGTGACCGAGGATGACATCGACGATGGATTTCTTTGAGATGCTTGAGATTCACATGGGTGTAAATCTGTGTTGTTGCAATATTGGCATGGCCAAGAAGCTCTTGGATGACCCGTAAATCGGCTCCATTTTCCACCAGATGGCTGGCAAAGGTGTGCCTTAAAAGATGAGGATAGACTTTTTTATCAATCCCCCCAAGCCGTGCATAATGAATGATCAACTGCCTTATTCGGGATCGAGTTAAAGGCTGACCTCTCTGGTTCAGAAAAACTTCCCCCCGAGTTTTCTTTGCCAGGAGCTTTGTTCTTCCTTCTGCAATATATTTATCGAGGGCTTCCTTTGCACACTTTCCAATCGGAACCGCTCTTTCTTTGTTTCCTTTTCCCAATACCTTAATCTGAAAGTGTTCCGGGTAGTAGGACTCCAATTTCAAGGATATCAGCTCGGAGACCCTTAATCCTGAACTATAAAGAAGCTCTAGTATTGCTTTATCCCTCCATCCCAATGGGGTATCGGGGAAAGGGGCTTGCAGAAGCTTTTCGATCTCTTTTGTAGTCAAAAACTGGGGCAACCTTGACTGTATAGAGGGTAGCTCTTTGTGATCCAAGGGATTGGTTTTGATTTTATTTTGCTCTTTAAGATACTCAAAAAGGTGGCGTAAGGCAATAATCGTAATTTTAATCGAACTATCCGACAATCCTCTTTTTCTTTCTTCATCCAAGAAAAGCTCAATGTGGCTACTGCGCACCGAACCGATAGAAAGCTTGTGGCTAAGAACCCAATCGAGAAATTTTTCAAGAATTTGGCGGTAAAGAAGCTGGGTATTAATCGCATGGCTTCTTTCTATGGCAAGAAAGGCTAAGGCCTTTTCTATTGTCTTTTGCCAACTCTGTTCGGATGGTTGTGGTTTCACTTTTAGCCGTTTAACATCCCTAAAGTTTGAGGATCACGCACATCCACGCAACGACCGGAGAGTATAAAACCGAAGAGTTTGCCTTCTTGAGAAAGTAGCCGCAAGGCATCGGTCAGTTCATATTCACCGCGTGGAGAAAGAGGCAGAGATTCCATGTATCCGAATATCTTGGGACTCAGGATATATATCCCTGCATTATAAAAAGCTTCTTTCAAGAGTTCGGGTTTTTGAGGCTTTTCTATAATACCCGTAATGCGGCAAAGGGAATCTATAAAGACAGCTCCTCCCTTGGATAGATCCTCCCCTTGAGTAAGTCCCACCAACCCATCTCCCTTATACCCGCGGGCCATTAGTCCGTACTGCAGGGGATCTTCCAGGAGAATATCTCCATAAGACAGAAAGAAAGGTTCATCCTGGACTAAATCTCGGGCAAGGAGGGGAGCTTTTCCTGTTCCGTCTTGAATCTTTTGAAAACGGTAATCTATTTTTACTCCAAGGGATTGCCCTTCCTGGAAATAATCCATGATTTTTTCAGCCCTATATCCCACGACAACACAAAAATGATCTACCTGGGCTTTTTCTTGCAACCCCCTTATTATCCATTCCAGGATGGGCTTGTTTTTTACTTTAAGCATGGGTTTGGGCAGCTCTAGAGTCAACTCTTTCATTCGACTGCCTTTGCCCGCGGCAAGAATGATGGCTTTCATGAATGCCCTTCCATCCGGTTTTCTAGAAAAAAGGCTTTCAGTTCCTGGCAGGCTTTCCCCCTATGACTGACAAGATCTTTTTGTTTTTCATCCAGTTCGGCCATGGTTAAAGAATAACCTTCGGGAATGAATATGGGGTCGTAACCAAAACCTCCTCCGCCTTTTTGTCTATCTGCTATTATGCCATAACAAAAAGCGGTGGTTTCAAAAAGAATTTTTTTCTTCTTGACCAAGACAAGAGCACAAACGAACCTAGCCCTTCGGTCCGTAATATTTTTACTCTGCAGGTTTTTGAGCAGTTTATCTATGTTTTCTTGGGCACTGCTGCCTTCGCCGGCATACCGGCTTGAAAAAATACCGGGTTCTCCATGAAGGGAAAAGACCTCTAAGCCCGAATCATCCGCTAAAACAAATCCCTCGTAAATTTCGGATAAAGCCATCCCTTTCAGCTTTGCATTATCCCTGTAACTCTTTGCAGTTTCATTAGGCAAAAGTCTTTTTAGATCTTCGGGTAAAGCTTCCAGGGTAAGAGGGTAGAGAAGTCTTGAAAATTCAAGGTATTTATGCCGATTCGAGGTGGCCAAGAGAATTTTTTGCATGATCAAAAGAAAACCTTTTTTTTGTAGCCCTCTTGTCGTTCTCTTTTTAGCTTTGGTTTTTGGCTGGATATAAAGCTATATGGTTGCAAAGATAAAAAAAACGGTTAATATGTCAACCATCAACGCAATGGAGAGCATGATCGAGGGCTCCTTGGGCCGGTGGAGGTCTCTTAAGGCCTGACTTAATCCACTTAGGCGCGGTTAGCTCAGAGGCAGAGCATCACCTTGACACGGTGGGGGTCACAGGTTCAAATCCTGTACCGCGCAAGAAAATGTCACCGTTCGTATTTCTAATCGGATAGTTTTTTCTCTAACACCACCTTTTAGAATGAGTAGGGAACCAAAAGGGTAGATTTTTAAGGAACTGTTTTTTCTCTTCTTTGTTTATTTAGAAAAAAAGGAACCATGAAGCCGACCCAAAAACTCCGCGAATTAAGACAAAGCCTTTGGTTGGATAACATCTCCAGGGAAATGCTTGAAAAGGGGATATTGAAAAGGTATATCGATGAATTTTCCATTTCCGGTTTAACCTCCAACCCGACTATTTTTGATCATGCTATTGCCCACTCCCATTTTTACGATAAGAGCATTGTTGAATTGTCTTCTAGGGGATTAGAAGGTGAAGAACTTTTTTTTAAGCTGGCCATAGACGATCTTCAGAGGGCAGCCGATCTTTTCCTCCCCATTCATGAACAGACTTCCAGGAAAGACGGTTGGGTTTCCTTGGAAATTTCTCCCCTTTTGGCTTATGATGCCGAAAAAACTCTTCTAGAAGCTAAAAGGCTTCATGAGGCTTTCCAAAGACCGAATCTTTTCATCAAGATCCCGGGAACAAAAGAAGGCTTACCTGCCATTGAAGAAGCCATCTTTGAGGGAGTTTCGATCAATGTCACTCTTCTCTTTACCCCCGAACATTATAAAGGGGCAGCTGAAGCCTACATGAGGGGGTTGGAAAGGAGACTCTCCAAGGGACTTCCCTTGGACACGGTCTTTTCTGTGGCTTCCTTGTTTGTGAGCCGTTGGGATAAAGCGACCATGAATATTGTACCGGGTAGCCTGAAGAACAAGCTTGGGATTGCTATAGCCAAGAAGACTTACAAGATCTACAGGGATTTGCTTGATTCAGACAGGTGGAATTTGCTTGCACATAAAAAAGCCAATCCCCAGTTGTTGTTATGGGCGAGCACCGGGACGAAAGATCCCCAAGCTTCCGACATTCTTTATGTTAAGAATCTCATAGCCCCGGATACCATTAACACGATGCCTGAAGAAACCCTTTTGGCATTCGCCGATCATGGTCAAATTGGTGAAATTCTGCCTAGAGATGGAGGCGATGCGCAGTACATTTTAGCTCAATATCGCCAGTTGGGAATCGATGACCAAGTCCTGGGACAAAGGCTTCAAAAAGAAGGGGCGGAAGCTTTCATAAATTCTTGGAAAGATCTTCTCAGCTCCTTGAAACAAAAGTCATCCCTCCTTAAGAGCTTCTAGCGCTTCGGAATGTTCTTGTTAAATTGAACATTCCAAGAATTTCCTTTTTCGGGCATTAAACAGGAACACAACATTTTTTCCAGATTGATTGGAATTAAAATGTTATTGTTGATATATTGTATTTTCATGCATCCATCTCTACCTCGACTCTTGAAATTGCAGCAGATGGACCAAAAGATTTTCGAAAGCCGTCAATTCTTGGTCAAGATTCCTCGCGAGATCGAACAAGTTCAAAAACAACTTAAGGCAGAACAGGAGTTAATCAGCCGTTATAAAAAAGAACTTCTGCAAATCGAGCTGTCGATTAAAGAGCTTGAAGAGGAAATTGCCGGCATTAAGTCAAAAATTAACCAGTATAAATTACAGCAGCTTTCAACTAGAAAAAACGAAGAATACCAAGCCCTTTCGCATCAGATCGTAAGTGCGGAATCTAAAGTATCGGCTATGGAAGATAAAATCCTTGAATTGTTGGATAAAAAAGAAATGCTTTCAAAAACTTTCAAAGAACAGGAA is drawn from Methylacidiphilum infernorum V4 and contains these coding sequences:
- the rnc gene encoding ribonuclease III; amino-acid sequence: MQLEELEKKMGYAFKNPQLLEEALTHPSFFVESIRVNKGDFQRLEFLGDAVLGLAVTEKLFQLFPSFDEGKLTKLRARLVSRKNLCSLASLLEIGKYLRLGKGEEKNQGRTKPSNLANALESVIGALYLDGGWDRAKSFIFELFNPLFMELEKDPMRFVEHENSKGLLQEFLQKKGTELPIYRIVLESGEAHNKWYEVEVSWKNQVLGKGSGKSKKEAELRAAKEAFEKLVSQRVSDSTPGLENSTP
- a CDS encoding tyrosine recombinase, translated to MKPQPSEQSWQKTIEKALAFLAIERSHAINTQLLYRQILEKFLDWVLSHKLSIGSVRSSHIELFLDEERKRGLSDSSIKITIIALRHLFEYLKEQNKIKTNPLDHKELPSIQSRLPQFLTTKEIEKLLQAPFPDTPLGWRDKAILELLYSSGLRVSELISLKLESYYPEHFQIKVLGKGNKERAVPIGKCAKEALDKYIAEGRTKLLAKKTRGEVFLNQRGQPLTRSRIRQLIIHYARLGGIDKKVYPHLLRHTFASHLVENGADLRVIQELLGHANIATTQIYTHVNLKHLKEIHRRCHPRSLPTPAHDCKTSL
- a CDS encoding nucleotidyltransferase family protein, which encodes MKAIILAAGKGSRMKELTLELPKPMLKVKNKPILEWIIRGLQEKAQVDHFCVVVGYRAEKIMDYFQEGQSLGVKIDYRFQKIQDGTGKAPLLARDLVQDEPFFLSYGDILLEDPLQYGLMARGYKGDGLVGLTQGEDLSKGGAVFIDSLCRITGIIEKPQKPELLKEAFYNAGIYILSPKIFGYMESLPLSPRGEYELTDALRLLSQEGKLFGFILSGRCVDVRDPQTLGMLNG
- the rdgB gene encoding RdgB/HAM1 family non-canonical purine NTP pyrophosphatase — translated: MQKILLATSNRHKYLEFSRLLYPLTLEALPEDLKRLLPNETAKSYRDNAKLKGMALSEIYEGFVLADDSGLEVFSLHGEPGIFSSRYAGEGSSAQENIDKLLKNLQSKNITDRRARFVCALVLVKKKKILFETTAFCYGIIADRQKGGGGFGYDPIFIPEGYSLTMAELDEKQKDLVSHRGKACQELKAFFLENRMEGHS
- the tal gene encoding transaldolase, which gives rise to MKPTQKLRELRQSLWLDNISREMLEKGILKRYIDEFSISGLTSNPTIFDHAIAHSHFYDKSIVELSSRGLEGEELFFKLAIDDLQRAADLFLPIHEQTSRKDGWVSLEISPLLAYDAEKTLLEAKRLHEAFQRPNLFIKIPGTKEGLPAIEEAIFEGVSINVTLLFTPEHYKGAAEAYMRGLERRLSKGLPLDTVFSVASLFVSRWDKATMNIVPGSLKNKLGIAIAKKTYKIYRDLLDSDRWNLLAHKKANPQLLLWASTGTKDPQASDILYVKNLIAPDTINTMPEETLLAFADHGQIGEILPRDGGDAQYILAQYRQLGIDDQVLGQRLQKEGAEAFINSWKDLLSSLKQKSSLLKSF
- a CDS encoding zinc ribbon domain-containing protein: MHPSLPRLLKLQQMDQKIFESRQFLVKIPREIEQVQKQLKAEQELISRYKKELLQIELSIKELEEEIAGIKSKINQYKLQQLSTRKNEEYQALSHQIVSAESKVSAMEDKILELLDKKEMLSKTFKEQESKFHRCSAEINGKIENLLIQKKMLEKNLDQLLEERKNYASGLDQHLLKNYQRIAAAKPGSAIVPVTDESCGGCHMKMTKQTYLKVKSSEELVFCEYCGRILFFPQ